In Babesia bovis T2Bo chromosome 3, whole genome shotgun sequence, the genomic window CGATTTCTAGGATCTATGGTGTTGGTAACACTCATAGATGTGTCGTAATTTTTTTACATTTCTTGCCATAACTTCGTGGgcatatataatgtagtttaCAGAAACCATGGCATTCATTCGCGTGCTGAAGAGTAAGGCCTACTTCAAGCGCTTTCAGGTAAAGTACCGCAGGCGCAGGGGTAAGTTCTGTCTTAATGTTTTGCCCTGGTATGAACTGTGCTCATTTGGTCATGGTACATAGCTGTGGGCGCACATTAACAAGCGTACATAAACCGAGTTGCGTGGTAACTCAGCTCGACCTGTCGTCCGTAACATTTTTCATTATAACTTCCATGTTTTTATGTTGACTATACAACTTGTTTGGTAGATGTGTTCAATATCTTTATTAACGATCTATATTTTTTCAGAGGGCAAAACCGACTACTACTGCCGTAGGCGTATGGTTCTTCAGGACAAGAACAAGTACGCTTCTCCTAAGTACCGCTTTGTTGTGAGGTTTACCAACAAGCGCATTATCTGCCAGATCATCTCTGCAACTATTGTTGGTGATAAGGTCCACGCTTCTGCTGATTCCACTGAGTTGAAGCACTACGGTGTCAATGTTGGTTTGACCAACTACGCTGCTGCTTACTGCACTGGCCTTCTCCTTGCTCGTAGGCTCCTCACTCAGTTGAAGCTTGACAACCAGTTTGTTGGTAAGGAACAGGCTGATGGTACTTCCTTCCACATTGAGGAGGAGGACCATGACAGAAGGCCATTCAAGGCTCTTCTTGATGTAGGTATCAAGATTGTCACTACTGGAAACAAGGTTTTCGGTGCTTTGAAGGGTGCCTGCGACGGTGGTCTCCACATTCCTCACAGCGAGAAGAGGTTCCCTGGATTCTCTGTTGGTGACGACAAGCAGACCAACTACGACGCCGAGGTCCACCGTGAGCGTATCATGGGTATTCACGTCGCTAACTACATGCGCGAGATGAAGGAGGAAGACCCTGAGAAGTACAAGAGTCACTTCTCCGCTTTCCTCAGAGCTGGAATCAATGAGGACAACATTGAGGAGATGTACGCCAAGGCCCATGCTGCCATCCGTCAGAACCCTATCGTCCCCAAAACCAAGAAGGATCCTCCATCGCGTACCATCAAGGGCCACACTGTCATCACTGCCGATGGCAAGAAATACATTCGCAACAAGAAGATTACAAAGGCCCAACGTATGGAGCGTGTCAGACAAAAGGTGGGTCCGCGATGTATGATAAATCATT contains:
- a CDS encoding ribosomal L18p/L5e family protein; this encodes MAFIRVLKSKAYFKRFQVKYRRRREGKTDYYCRRRMVLQDKNKYASPKYRFVVRFTNKRIICQIISATIVGDKVHASADSTELKHYGVNVGLTNYAAAYCTGLLLARRLLTQLKLDNQFVGKEQADGTSFHIEEEDHDRRPFKALLDVGIKIVTTGNKVFGALKGACDGGLHIPHSEKRFPGFSVGDDKQTNYDAEVHRERIMGIHVANYMREMKEEDPEKYKSHFSAFLRAGINEDNIEEMYAKAHAAIRQNPIVPKTKKDPPSRTIKGHTVITADGKKYIRNKKITKAQRMERVRQKMLMCAQAEE